One Pseudoalteromonas sp. NC201 DNA segment encodes these proteins:
- a CDS encoding efflux RND transporter periplasmic adaptor subunit has product MNNNLKMTLVAVTTLTAGVLVGINLSSSNESAVAQNAEKAPLYWVAPMDPNYRRDKPGKSPMGMDLVPVYEEESANAKFGEGVVEIAPHVENNLGVRTAVAMRQAMSHQIRTVGYVQYNEDSLVHIHPRVEGWVEKLYVKAAGDPVKQGEPLYTLYSPQLVNAQEEYLIARKRNNQALINAAHERLKALHLSDDFINTLKKTGEVHQSITFYARQSGVLDGLQIREGFYVKPGTTLMSIAKLDEIWVEADVFERDAMLVAQGQAVSMRLDFLPGRTWRGQVDYVYPSLNEKTRTLRVRLRFDNSDALLKPNMFAQVNIHADSRDDVLQVPSEAVIRTAKQNRVVVEVAPGSFKSVAVELGQIGDENIEILKGLNEGDKIVTSAQFLIDSQSSITSDFMRMAPVAETKSVWIEGEIQSVNYQSRVVNIDHQSVPEWEWPEMVMDFTVAESVDVDELNAGQILHFEATKQDDGSVLLTGIHIMSEGSTTKNTLPTATVGGVINTITPDTRVLNISRDAIEKWDRPATTMDFVAAEHIDLSQLMTGMKVTFTFEVGDEFVVTDIKPAGEMSMNMHSGH; this is encoded by the coding sequence ATGAATAACAACTTAAAAATGACGCTGGTTGCCGTCACGACATTAACGGCAGGCGTGCTAGTTGGGATAAATCTCTCTTCAAGTAACGAGTCTGCGGTAGCGCAAAACGCTGAGAAAGCGCCACTTTATTGGGTTGCACCTATGGATCCGAACTATCGTCGTGATAAGCCAGGTAAGTCTCCGATGGGAATGGATCTCGTACCTGTGTACGAAGAAGAGTCTGCGAATGCAAAATTTGGTGAGGGGGTTGTGGAGATAGCGCCTCACGTTGAAAACAACTTGGGCGTTCGTACTGCGGTGGCCATGCGTCAAGCGATGTCTCACCAAATCCGTACGGTTGGGTATGTTCAGTACAACGAAGATAGCTTAGTTCACATTCATCCTCGAGTTGAGGGCTGGGTTGAAAAGCTCTACGTGAAAGCAGCAGGAGATCCGGTGAAGCAAGGTGAACCACTGTATACCTTGTACTCGCCGCAACTGGTTAATGCGCAAGAAGAATACCTTATTGCTAGAAAGCGTAATAATCAGGCGCTGATAAACGCAGCGCATGAAAGGCTCAAGGCATTGCACCTGAGTGATGACTTTATCAATACGCTTAAAAAAACGGGTGAAGTGCATCAAAGCATTACCTTTTATGCGCGTCAATCTGGGGTGTTGGATGGACTCCAGATCCGAGAAGGGTTTTACGTAAAACCAGGCACAACGCTCATGAGTATCGCCAAACTTGACGAAATTTGGGTCGAAGCTGATGTATTTGAACGTGATGCTATGTTGGTCGCTCAGGGGCAAGCGGTTTCCATGAGGTTAGACTTTTTACCCGGCAGAACGTGGCGAGGGCAAGTCGATTACGTCTACCCCTCACTCAATGAAAAAACACGGACACTTAGAGTAAGGCTCAGGTTTGACAACAGTGATGCGCTATTAAAGCCAAATATGTTTGCGCAAGTGAACATTCATGCCGATTCTCGTGACGATGTATTGCAAGTGCCGAGTGAAGCTGTGATCCGCACTGCCAAACAAAATCGTGTTGTCGTTGAAGTTGCACCCGGTAGCTTTAAATCGGTTGCCGTTGAACTGGGTCAAATTGGTGATGAAAACATTGAAATCCTCAAAGGCCTTAACGAAGGAGATAAGATTGTTACGTCAGCCCAATTCCTGATTGATTCTCAATCGAGCATTACTTCTGATTTTATGCGTATGGCGCCAGTTGCTGAGACTAAGTCAGTTTGGATTGAAGGAGAAATTCAAAGCGTGAACTACCAAAGTCGAGTAGTGAATATCGATCATCAATCCGTACCCGAGTGGGAATGGCCTGAAATGGTGATGGATTTTACCGTGGCTGAAAGTGTCGATGTTGACGAATTAAACGCTGGACAGATTTTGCATTTTGAAGCCACGAAACAGGATGACGGTAGCGTATTACTGACAGGCATTCACATTATGTCCGAAGGAAGTACGACCAAAAATACCTTACCAACAGCAACCGTGGGTGGCGTGATAAACACCATCACCCCTGACACCCGAGTGCTTAATATTTCTCGCGATGCCATTGAAAAATGGGACCGTCCCGCAACAACGATGGACTTTGTTGCAGCTGAGCACATTGATTTAAGCCAGCTTATGACAGGAATGAAGGTGACTTTCACCTTTGAAGTGGGTGACGAATTTGTGGTGACTGATATCAAACCTGCAGGCGAGATGTCGATGAATATGCACTCTGGCCACTAA